Proteins found in one Sphaeramia orbicularis chromosome 8, fSphaOr1.1, whole genome shotgun sequence genomic segment:
- the LOC115424693 gene encoding uncharacterized protein LOC115424693 has translation MEVIETIVIQSTEVEGKETLVSNVDTDKTKGEFIWTLQATWHLVNIRLEMDQAFDQPVCKKKKLWEIVADKVNVKLNESEVSDVSVKAYECDLKWRNMLATYRKNAERAKRLGAASVHWEFFKAMHEVLGKSREEIEAQRRAKLSGTRVGKAIASKKFTPILPTPPVTAAPCPARPPQDVLQLYMELQERKMNMWAQQKALEERKIEAINNLAQAIASLAQKNNPQKDGH, from the exons ATGGAGGTGATTGAGACAATTGTGATACAAAGTACTGAAGTGGAAGGCAAGGAAACGCTGGTGTCAAATGTGGACACCGATAAAACTAAAGGAG agtttatatggACACTGCAGGCCACATGGCATCTTGTTAACATCCGACTTGAAATGGATCAGGCTTTTGACCAGCCAGTCTGCAAGAAAAAGAAGCTGTGGGAGATAGTTGCAGACAAAGTGAACGTCAAACTGAATGAGTCCGAGGTCTCAGATGTTAGTGTGAAGGCTTATGAGTGTGACCTGAAGTGGAGGAACATGCTGGCCACATACAGGAAAAATGCAGAGAGAGCCAAGAGGCTGGGAGCAGCCAGCGTCCACTGGGAGTTCTTCAAGGCCATGCATGAGGTCCTGGGCAAAAGCAGGGAGGAGATCGAAGCCCAGCGCAGGGCCAAGCTCAGTGGGACCAGAGTGGGTAAAGCCATAGCCAGCAAGAAGTTCACCCCCATCCTCCCCACCCCCCCAGTGACGGCGGCTCCCTGCCCTGCCAGACCCCCACAGGACGTCTTACAGCTGTACATGGAGCTGCAGGAGAGGAAGATGAACATGTGGGCTCAACAGAAGGCCCTGGAAGAGAGGAAGATAGAGGCCATCAACAATCTGGCTCAAGCCATCGCCAGCCTGGCTCAAAAAAACAACCCACAGAAGGATGGACACTGA
- the LOC115424692 gene encoding uncharacterized protein LOC115424692 yields MDISEYVLSAGRAMLDMVEREWQPLSPVELDQRLDQAVEEILEAELLAKLRAQPPPTIYVQFIQGQENVEPQVLNTEASTSSPPEEETTESTEEPVDTVDSPTVKYITDLLQSCKSRARMAGRARLSLSHTVLLSLTLLSRRVSYRSVSTRFGLEKGNIHRIFFSFCERINTLKEGQIRWPVGQEAEEHVFPLSSLLGTYRLQDQDQSVHQVLGVLGHTRIPIRLPLGKHDVDSTVPEVKRMKKEAHPDSWINLELVCDHKGRFLHCGISKGSDVDRGMTLRDKLKLHPDMLPNGSFLVARAGYPLTAQILTPYTGNLGPKEELFNKTLEACFRTLDQAVANLKARFQRLRYLDIANYDRAKAVVLTACVLHNILLDVGKEIQADVDKEEEGLTHEEEAEVDEEGVRRRAIIADLMLKNVVTENT; encoded by the exons ATGGACATTAGTGAGTACGTTTTGTCGGCGGGCAGGGCCATGCTGGACATGGTGGAGCGGGAATGGCAGCCTCTGTCCCCGGTGGAGCTGGACCAGAGGCTGGACCAGGCGGTGGAGGAGATCCTGGAGGCAGAGCTGCTAGCCAAACTGAGAGCTCAGCCTCCACCGACGATTTATGTCCAGTTCATACAGGGACAAGAGAATGTGGAGCCCCAGGTGTTAAACACAGAAGCATCAACATCTAGTCCACCAGAAGAAGAGACCACAGAGTCCACTGAAGAGCCGGTGGACACTGTGGACAGTCCTACAGTCAAG tACATTACAGACCTGCTTCAAAGCTGCAAATCCAGGGCTCGAATGGCTGGACGGGCTCGTCTGTCTCTGTCCCACACTGTCCTGTTGTCTCTCACTCTCCTGTCCAGACGTGTCAGCTATCGCTCTGTGTCCACCCGCTTCGGTCTGGAGAAGGGAAACATCCACAGaatcttcttttctttttgtgaGCGCATCAACACGCTGAAGGAAGGACAAATCAGATGGCCAGTTG GTCAAGAGGCTGAGGAGCATGTTTTCCCACTTTCCAGTCTGCTGGGAACATACAGGttgcaggaccaggaccaaagtGTCCACCAGGTCCTGGGAGTCCTGGGACACACCAGGATCCCGATCCGGCTGCCGTTAGGAAAACATGATGTGGACAGCACAGTGCCTGAGGTGAAGAGGATGAAAAAGGAGGCGCATCCTGACTCCTGGATCAACCTGGAGCTTGTTTGTGACCATAAAGGCCGATTCCTCCACTGTGGAATCAGTAAAGGCTCAGACGTGGACAGAGGAATGACTCTGAGAGACAAACTCAAACTACATCCTGACATGTTGCCCAATGGTTCCTTCCTTGTGGCCAGAGCCGGCTACCCTCTCACCGCTCAGATTTTAACACCTTACACAGGAAATCTAGGACCAAAGGAGGAGCTTTTCAACAAAACACTGGAAGCTTGTTTTCGAACACTGGATCAGGCGGTCGCTAACCTCAAAGCCAGGTTTCAGAGGCTCAGGTATCTGGATATTGCAAACTACGATCGAGCCAAAGCTGTTGTGCTCACTGCCTGTGTGCTGCACAATATACTGTTGGACGTGGGAAAAGAAATCCAAGCAGACGTTGACAAAGAAGAGGAAGGTTTGACACATGAGGAGGAAGCGGAGGTCGATGAGGAGGGTGTGAGAAGACGTGCCATCATTGCagatttaatgttaaaaaatgtagtcactgAAAATACATAA